CATAAGTTACTTCTGTTTTTGTATAAAATATAGATAAAACTACGGATGAGCTTATTGGCTTATTCAGGGACATTACGCCTGACACAGCTACACCCAGAGAGTAAGGAAGGCCACGGAGAGGCAGTTTGGCAGCGCTTCTAAAAAGGTGGCTTACGGCCAGCTGGCGGAGGGGAATGCAGAAGCGAAGCGGCTGGCGGTTGGTAGCTGCTGACCAGGCAAGTGCTGCGTAAAACCAGCTGTCAGAATCTGCGTCAGCTCAACAAAAACCGCCTCAACAGTACCAAAAACAGCTTTTTTTGTGAATCCTGGTTGGGGACGCTACGTACATACAGGCACCTAATTGCAGTTCCTTTCACTTCAAAACAACCACTCACATGGCTATTCAAAAGTATCAGGACGCATTCTCGGACCTAGCTTCGTCGAGCTTCAGCACCATGCTTGACCGGTTCTTTAACGATTCGTTGGCTTCGCGCGGGCGGGTAAGCAGCTTCTCGCCCCACGTGGATGCGTACGAGACGGAAAAGAGCTACGAAATTGAAGCGGCATTACCCGGCATGAAGCGGGAAGACATCAAGGTGGACTTCCACCAGGGCCGCCTTTCCATTTCCGGGGAGCGGCAGTTTCGCAACGAGCGGAATGACCGGCGCTACCACGTAGTAGAAAGCTCTTTCGGCTCGTTCCAGCGCTCTTTCGTGCTGCCCGACACGGTAGATGCCAGCGGCATTCAAGCCACGTTTGAAGACGGCATGCTGCGCGTGAGCGTACCCAAAGACCAGCAAAAAACCATGCGCCACCAGATTGAGGTACGAGGCGGCCAGAACGGCTCTGTCAACCCCGGCCAGATGTCGGAGCGCGTGGGCCAGCAGGCCACCGATGTTACCGTGCAGCAGGGTGATTCCTCCACCACGAGCGTAAACAGCCCGGATGCCGGCAGCAACCACGACAGAGGAAGCTTTGACCCCGCAACCGAAATGGAAAGCCGGCCCCAAAGCTCGGGAGTAGGCGCATAAGCAGCCCCTGTAATACTGTAGTGAAAAGCCCTTCCTGCACGCAGGAAGGGCTTTTTTAATGAATGAAAATACGCTGACCTGGTCCTGCTGAGCGGGGCCAAAGCACCCCTGCCGAGAGTAGTTACAACTGTGTAAACGAAGCGGGAAAGCTGCTTGCTTCCAGCGAACCTGCGTTTAGCCAGCAAACGCCAGATAAATCAGGATACGGCCACCCAGACAGTCGCCCGCCAGATGGGCTCAGTAGGACGATTATTCGACCTCCTCAGTAGCCTCAGCACCAACCAGGTTCAGGCCAGGTCCGGGGGTGTTTTGGCTTGCAGGGTGGGAAGCGAGGCCAGCGGGTAATGCGTTTGGATGGGCTGGGAAGTAAGGGCGGCTGGCAAGCCGGTGTGCACAGCTCCAGCAGAGCCTAGCGCTGGGCTACCAGCCAGCGCACGGCTTCGCCTTCATCCGTAAACTGATTCAGGGAGCAGTAGTCGCCGTGGGTGTAAGGCAGGGAGGGGAGGGTGTCGTCCTGCACCTGGTCGAGCTGGTAGGGGGCCAGCAGGAAGGCCAGGTACACGTGGGCATGCAGATGCTGGCGCAGCGCCGGGTAAAACTCCTCCGTCAGCCAATGCACGTCGCGGGCGTCTACCTGCACGCGGCGGCGCGAGTCAACCAGCCAGCGGCAGCAACTGTCGCAGGAAGTGGCGGCGTAGCGGAGCAGAGTTTGGTAGCCGGCGCGCAGCTCCGAGGAAGACGTGGGCCGCGTCCAGCGGGCCGCCACCAGGCCCAGGTCGGAGCGGTGGGTGAGGTGCAGAAAGTCGGCGAGGCTGCTGGTAGAGAAGTCAGACATGCAAATAGGGTAAAGAAGCGGGCTACGCGCGCCCAGACGTGTGCCCGATACGGCGGAGGTTGAGTTTGGGTTTGTGCGGGCCTGGGGTGCCGGCTGCGGCCCGCATTTCAGCTTTTGCACCGGGCGCTACGTAAGGAACCGGAACCTGCTACCTTGCACCAGTCGGCTCCCGCGGGGGCGGGCGGCTACAGCTTCGTTGCGACTCGTATGACCAAAACCGTATTCATTGCTTCGGCCGAGCCGCACAGCGGCAAGTCGTTGGTGGCGCTGGGCCTGGTGAACATGCTGCTGGGCCGGGCCCAGAAAGTCGGCTACTTCCGGCCCATTATCAACGAAACCGCCGATGGGCACTCCGACGGCCACATTGACACGGTGGTGCGGCACTTTCAGCTGCCCCTCGACTACGACGCCACCTACGCCTACACCCGGCCCCAGGCCATGCAACTACTGGAGGCCGGCCGCCAGGGCGACATCATCGACACGGTGATTCGCAAGTTCAAAAGCCTGGAAGACACCTACGACTTCACGGTGGTGGAGGGCAGCGACTTTCAGGGCGAGGGCACGGCCTTCGAGTTCGACGCCAACTTGTCGATTGCCAAAAACCTGGGCGCCCCGGTGCTGCTAGTGGTGTCGGGGGCAGGCAAAACCACGGCCCAGCTGGTCAACGCCCTGCTCACGATGTGGCGCAGCGTGGAGGGCCGCGAAATACAGGTGCTGGCCGCCGTGGCTAACCGCGTGGCCCCCGACCAGGTGGCCGACGTGCAGAACCTCTTGCGGGCCCAGCTGCCGCCGGAAATCATCCTGGCCGTGATTCCGGCCGATAAGAACCTGCAAAACCCCACGGTCAGGGAAATCTACGAGCAGGTGGGCGGCAAGGTGCTGTTGGGCGAGCAGCACCTGGGCAACCAGGTCGACCATTTCATTACCGGGGCCATGCAGGTGCCTAACTTCCTGACCCGCCTCGAAGAAAACGTGCTTATCGTGACGCCCGGCGACCGGGGCGACATTGTTATTGCCGCTCAGCAGGCCAACCTCTCGGCCAACTACCCGCGGGTGGCGGGGCTGGTGCTCACCGGCGGCCTGGAGCCCGAAGAGCCCGTGCTGCGCCTGCTCGAAGGCCTCGAAACCGTGGTGCCCGTGCTGGCCGTATCCGCTGGCACCTTTCTCACCACCACCCGCATCGGGGCCATTCAGGCGCTCATCTCCCCCGACAACCCCCGGAGAACCCGCCTCGCCATCGACACCTTCAACCGGTACGTGGACGTGACGGCCTTGCAAGAGCGCATCGTCACGCTGGAGCCCGAAGGCCTGACGCCCCACATGTTTCAGTACCGGCTGCTGCAATGGGCCAAGAGCCAGCGCCGCCACATTGTGCTGCCCGAGGGAAACGACGACCGAATTTTGCGCGCGGCAGCCCGCCTGCTCACCGAAGACGTGGTGGACCTCACCATCCTCGGCGACCCGGCCGCCATCCAGGCCGCCGCCAAGCGCCTGGGCCTCGACCTGGGCCGGGCCCGCCTGCTCGACCCGGTACGCTCGGAGGTCTACCCCGACTACGTGCAGACTCTGTTTGAGCTGCGCCAGCACAAAGGCGTGAACCTGGATATGGCCCGCGACCTGATGACGGACGTGTCTTACTTCGGGTCGATGATGGTGTATAAGGGCCACGCCGACGGCATGGTGTCGGGGGCGGTGCACACGACGCAGCACACCATCCGGCCGGCTCTTCAGTTCATTAAAACGCGGCCGGGCGTGTCGGTGGTGTCGTCGGTGTTCTTCATGTGCCTGCCCGACCGGGTAGCGGTGTTCGGCGACTGTGCCGTGAACCCCAACCCCACGGCCGAGCAGCTGGCCGAAATTGCCATTTCCTCGGCCGAGAGCAGCCAGCGGTTCGGCATCGAGCCCCGCGTGGCCATGCTGTCGTACTCGTCGGGCACCTCCGGCGAGGGCGCCGACGTGGACAAAGTGCGCCAGGCCACCCAGCTCGTGCGCCAGCGCCGCCCCGACCTCAAAGTGGAAGGCCCCATCCAGTACGACGCCGCCGTGGA
This region of Hymenobacter sp. YIM 151500-1 genomic DNA includes:
- the pta gene encoding phosphate acetyltransferase translates to MTKTVFIASAEPHSGKSLVALGLVNMLLGRAQKVGYFRPIINETADGHSDGHIDTVVRHFQLPLDYDATYAYTRPQAMQLLEAGRQGDIIDTVIRKFKSLEDTYDFTVVEGSDFQGEGTAFEFDANLSIAKNLGAPVLLVVSGAGKTTAQLVNALLTMWRSVEGREIQVLAAVANRVAPDQVADVQNLLRAQLPPEIILAVIPADKNLQNPTVREIYEQVGGKVLLGEQHLGNQVDHFITGAMQVPNFLTRLEENVLIVTPGDRGDIVIAAQQANLSANYPRVAGLVLTGGLEPEEPVLRLLEGLETVVPVLAVSAGTFLTTTRIGAIQALISPDNPRRTRLAIDTFNRYVDVTALQERIVTLEPEGLTPHMFQYRLLQWAKSQRRHIVLPEGNDDRILRAAARLLTEDVVDLTILGDPAAIQAAAKRLGLDLGRARLLDPVRSEVYPDYVQTLFELRQHKGVNLDMARDLMTDVSYFGSMMVYKGHADGMVSGAVHTTQHTIRPALQFIKTRPGVSVVSSVFFMCLPDRVAVFGDCAVNPNPTAEQLAEIAISSAESSQRFGIEPRVAMLSYSSGTSGEGADVDKVRQATQLVRQRRPDLKVEGPIQYDAAVDPIVGRQKLPGSEVAGQASVLIFPDLNTGNNTYKAVQRETGALAIGPMLQGLNKPVNDLSRGCTVEDVFNTVLLTAIQGQET
- a CDS encoding Hsp20/alpha crystallin family protein yields the protein MAIQKYQDAFSDLASSSFSTMLDRFFNDSLASRGRVSSFSPHVDAYETEKSYEIEAALPGMKREDIKVDFHQGRLSISGERQFRNERNDRRYHVVESSFGSFQRSFVLPDTVDASGIQATFEDGMLRVSVPKDQQKTMRHQIEVRGGQNGSVNPGQMSERVGQQATDVTVQQGDSSTTSVNSPDAGSNHDRGSFDPATEMESRPQSSGVGA